In Notolabrus celidotus isolate fNotCel1 chromosome 22, fNotCel1.pri, whole genome shotgun sequence, the genomic stretch TGAAGGACATCAACACAAGCTCCTCTGAATGTAACTTGGTGTGTCATTAACATCAGACAGCTCTGTGCTGTGACGGTCCGTGACTGTAGTTTAGTTTACGTTCATTAAAATGGCGTCCATGAAACCAGCAGCACGAGCATTAACACGGGTCAGCCCCTTCACCCCCCACGCTCCTCTGCGCCCACACCGCTTATCAGGAGCGAACAGTCGGCTCTGCAGCTCCACACAGGCAACCCAGCAGGACCAGAAGCCAAAGGTATGTGCAGTAACTCATGAGAAACACAGTTCAACCACTACAACAAACTAACACATACGAAGGTGTGACTTACAAGCAGAGTAACGTCAACTTCTTCAGGCCTGTGCACCTTGCTAACCGTACAGTCTTTCCtgatttatctgaattttattttgttttatttgaggtTAACCAatttaacaaatatattttaaagaatTGCATTTCTTAGTTTAGGggaatttaatgtatttaaatgtaaatatttttttccttttttgactTTTGTGATTTTAccaactgcctgttttattttgctgcccatgtaaagcactttgcaactttgtttttgaaaagtgctctacaaatataattattacttttattattattattattgttattattagagTTTCAGACATTTATGGACCATGTGAGGTATTTGCAATAATGCAACTGGTCCAAAAAGTGTGCGGTATTATATCCAATGGTGTCAGTATTGGACATGAGTTAGTTAGAATCTGTGTCccaacatcaaattaaaatccAATAATGAAGCCTCCATGTTGCTTCTAGATGTGTACATATGCATACATAAATATTCAATAAACAGGAGGGGGAATGGAAAtttgtgataaaaaaacaaataatgataTCAGACAAATGTCACAGGGTCAAAAGTGCAATACCAACCCTTGAATTGCAGTTCTATTGAAATAAAACTCCATTTATGATCAGGCTTTTACACTAATTTAATGTCAATACAGAATCAATTTACTAAGTGCATTGTAAAGAACTACCacaaagtaaaaaatgaaagttttaGTCCTACCACATTACTGTTACAATCAAATTAACCAaattaaactgaaaataaagttaatttttCACATAATGTCAGGTTTTTTGGATCATCTGTTTTGCATACTATATTTAGATTTGATTTATAGAAATGTTCCTTAGAATGAAGGTACTATCAGGATCTATAAAGATGCattatgatttcatttgaagtgattttgttttatgGAGCTGAATAAATAAGTCACCTTATTTTGAATAAGAAAAAGATAATCAGTagtttcattattatttcactttttaaaaataataataattattattatgattattatgattattattattattattattattatcatcatcattattattattgttgtagcattcagccacttgtgtgtctgcagtgacTTTAAAAGAGCTACAGTTTCATGGTGGTATCTACCTGTTTTCCAGTCTCTGAGCCCCGGACCGTGTTCTTCTGTGCCTCTGTGCTCGTCTCATCCTGCCGTCTGGTCACAAATGATAAGCATGTCCCTGGAGGCAGCTGCTCATTAAACCATGTGACATCCTTATTCGTCTGTGTGTCTAAACTTGGACTGCTGGTTCAGTTTAAGCAAACAAAATTTAATCTGCAGCTATTTTCTCGATCTGCAGAGATCTCCCTTCAGACCTGCAGCCAGCTCTACACACGACTGGATCGGTCCACCGAACCCTTTGTCGAACCTGAGGCCCATTGTTTACCGCGTCTCTGAGAATGAGACCGAGCTGGAGAAACGTCTGCGACACctgaggcaggagacggaggaCTGGAACCATACCTTCTGGACTAAACAGAACATCACGTTTAGCAAGGTATCAGTTCATGTTATTCCAATTGTATAAATTAGACCATGTGTGGCTCTGCTGGCTGTCCTTTTAGATATAATACACTGAACTCTGGAGAGAATATATAAGTCCTTCAAATTTACAAACTCAGATCATAGCAAGATAACTTACAAGAAACAAAACCTATCTGGTGCAGAAGaagtaaacatgtaaacagtaaataaacatgtacCAACAATCtttatgtacagtcatggccaaaagttttgagaatgacacaaatattacattttcacaaagtctgctgcttcagggtttttaggtgtttttgtcagatgtttctatggtataatgaaatacaattagaagcatttcataagtatcaaaagcttttattgagaattacacagaattcatgcaataagtcaatatttgcagtgttgatccttctttttcaagacctctgcaattctccctggcatgctgtcaatcaacttctggaccaaatcctgactgatggcagtccatccttgcataatcaatgcttggagtttgtcagaatttgtgggtttttgattgtccacccgcctctcgaggattgaccacaagttctcaatgggattaagatctggggagtttcctggccaagggcccaaaatcttaatgttttgttccccgagccattttgttatgacttttgctttatggcaaggtgctccatcatgctggaaaaggcattcttcatcaccaaactgcccttggatggttgggagaagttgctctcggaggacgttctggtaccattctttattcatggctgtgtttttaggcaagattgtgagagagcccactcccttgaccgaaaagcaaccccacacatgaatggtctcaggatgcttcactgttggcaagagacaggactgatggtagcgctcacctcgtcttctccgaacaagccttcctccagatgccccaaacaatgggaaaggggattcatcagagaaaatgactttaccccagttctcagcagtccagtccctgtaccttctgcagaatatcagtctgtccctgatgtttttactggagagaagtggcttctttgctgccctccttgacaccaggccttcctccaaaagtcttcgcctcactgtgcgtgcagatgcactcacacctgcctgctgccattcctgagcaagctctgcactggtggtggtcCGATCCCACAGctttaacaccttcaggagacggtcctggcgcttgctggactttcttgggcgccctggagcctgtttggcaacaattgaacctctctccttgaagttcttgataattggatagacggttgactgaggtgcaatcttactcgcttctataaacttccctgttaggccctttttgtgcaatgcaatgatggctgcacgtgtttccttgcaggtaaccatggctaacagatgaggaacaatggtgtcatgcaccatcttcctttcaAAGTGTCCAgccactcaatcatgacagactgatcaccagccttgtcctcatcaacacccacacctgtgttaatgtgtgtgacacctgtgtgtcattgaaatgatgttagctggtcctttagtggcagggctgaaatgcagtggaaatgtgtttttggtgataaagttcattttcaaggcaaagagggactttgcaattaattgcagttgagctgatcactcctcataacattctggagtatatgcaaattgccattataaaaactgaaacagcagactttgtgaaaattaatagtgtcattctcaaaacttttggccatgactgtacacagcttatgaaaaataaaaaaaattttggTCAAGAAATCAACATAATCCATAAATAACCTGCGATATAGTGACTACCTGACATCATGTTGAGTGTTTCACAAACtgtaagtgtttttatttctgtctttttgttcattaaaagacagatttgtatttattgctgaGTGATTAAAATACATGTAGTGCTGATCatgacgttccagactccagctgatacggacgtactggacttcagctgcaacagcttctactactcgtctcatcactatcacctctctctcttactcccctctatctgtctttccagacccaactcagtcgaggcatgatgtctgtctaacatgagtctggttctgctcgaggtttctgcctgttaaaaggaagtttgtcctctccactgtaactagctaaatactgcgatgtgcaatgctcatggtggattaaggtggggtcagactgagtcttaccctgtcttggtgttgggtctctgttcataatttgacatagagtggtctagacctcctatgtttgtaaaagcgtcctaagataacgtttgttgtgatttggcgctatacaaataaagattgattgattgattgatcatactCATGTTAACAGTGTAACGTCACTCACTGCAGTAAGCACAGATGATCACCAGCCTGGAGCAGAAATCCTCCAgtatctttaaaatgaaagaaaactgcAACTACCTACAGAATATTTAAATTACGACTGTAATTAATGATTCATAATTGAATCATTACCTTTATAATACAAGTTTAACATGAATTATTGAATGGTTTAGGTTCAAACAGAAGTGGGAAAGTTCTTTTTAAATTCTGCAGAGACAAAGACTTAATATTTCAGCTCATCCAAagtattaaatgtaaaaacgtCTTTGATTTATAATTCatttgcagttttatttttgtcttacttttatttttaatattaaaaaaatcacaagaacAAAAAGTCAACTCATTTGAAAAGCAGGAAGGAGTGTGTGCTCTGCTTTTGATCCAACAGACGACATAATAACCAACtgatagggatgtaaggatacactcaacacACAAGACTCGATTCCAATCCCggtttttggttcacgatatgactctctaacgattttcaagaaaactagATTGAACtctaaatttaaataactattattttatttcagatatggacagttgtgATATacatttgttctcttatatttctttgtaaacaaagtcatccccTTTCATTGTTAAGGTGTGTtggaactcaaataaaaccactgcacactttttttcagcaccttgcaaaaaaactcaaattgaccgtacaaaaataccttgttggaaaatttcagaacaattctaaagaaatggaaagtgaacgattcccaaactaaagttttaaatattaaatgaggTCAATCTCTTTCAATAAACTAAAGAGCAGCTTCTGCTCCTGACTGTGAATTGacatgttcttcttcaggaatatcagggaaagacaaaatgctgccgtacctcagactgtaaacacaaaggtacatcctgacctgctcggtcttcacctgctgccaccATGTCTGTTATGACCAACTCAGcaagtgacgagagagcagcgcaagtagggatgggtacctttcacatttgaaccgatacagtACCGATACCCCATACCTGGAAAttggtaccggtactcaacatTACCAATTTTCgttacttttgtgtgtttatgtggtaataaatgttaatttcaaaaaaatatacatctcaaatttgtttaatttaacatatttatttaatttaacatgaaatgaacagaaacaggattatataggtgattagatatattagctgataCGTGCTTGTGgtgtctaattgctctttctggagtttatcaatgaacacacgtgaacgcctgcagaTGGGACAAAGtcagttctctgtctctttataataacaggacacacagcctacttgttgggcattcaaacacacaggaacagttttaaacagggcaggtagtcggagtgagagagtccgtctcaaccatagactgtataaaataaacataatcctcctgcagctctgcctcgcggtgagtgcgcgcgcccgtcagctgcaggctccgtttggcgcgctcctgtgcagatgcagagagcagagagcagagacgtccacccgatcagtctctgactttattacagggcgaaaatatggaaactcgcctcctcttccactccctcacagtcacaaggatgcgttcaggtatcGAAACATGGTACcctttgattttacgtgaatcggtactcggtagtaccgacggaattcggtcggtacctataaaagtaccgaattgaaatgctgaacaagcagagtgaaatgcagatagcgccttctactgtttaaaaataatattgccatacacattttgttgaatcgattttaatccacccttatttggatacattttttaccgtcttgtgatatatccttacgaCCTTACTAACTGATTACCTCATTGTTCTTTATAATTTTGTAATAACTGTCTTGTTAATTGTCTATTTGTTTCAGCAGTTTTAGAAGCACAAAGCTTTCAGTGCATGTTTAAAGTCAGCAGGAAGTCAAAGTTACTGAGAAACATTCACTCAAACCAGATGAAGTGAAGCCTCTGAATCAGCAGACACTCTGCACCATGactctcctctgagtctctgccGGCTCCAGAGCTTCTGCTCggcctctgacctctgacctccctcCCATATGAGGATTGGTGTCCCTTCATGTTCGTCATCATTATTGATCAAGTATTACATGTCGCAGGATGTTCCTGTTGGCAGCATGGTGAAGTTCTCACTCTTACCAGCAGAGGGCGGCACCGCTCTATAACACTATCATCAGCTGAGAGAGAACAcaattaataatatatattttctttatgcATTCATTTCTTTAACACCTGCACGCATCCTTTCATGTAGATATTTATAACCTTATGTGATCTAATACAACAACTCTTCAACTTTAAAGAAGCTGCAGAAATTCAGCTCAGCTCAGTCCATAACAGGAGGCGTATTAAtgctaatgtgtgtgtagtaatgagGCCATGGTGACTGAtatgtatgcacacacaaagaggagTATTTATCTGCTCATCATTATTAGCATAAGATGTTAAGTGAGGTGTCTGCAGCTTTTGTTAACACGTTTGTTGTTAATTCAACAGAAAGgtaaacaacatttttcttctctctgcaggaaaaaGAAGCGTTCATCATTTCTCAGCTGAAAAGCAAAGGCTTGACTGCTCGAGATGAGCAAGGTGAGGCAATGCAGCTTTCTATATACAGAACTTAAATCTCCCCGTGTGTcatttttaaaggttaaaacTCCGGTGCACACCACACTCTCTCCTGTGCACGGGCGTTCTATGAAGAAATGGAGATTAAAAACCCTGCATGCTGTTGTGTCAGGATTGAAGCCTGCTCTGCTGACAGACTTCAAACTGacaatcaaaacacattttatgcaTCATCCTGTGATTTAAGGCGTGAACGTTAATGAGATTATAACGCTGTGTGCTGTGTCTTCTCCCCCCCTCAGGACGACGGCGCGCCCTCAGCAGTGAAGTAATGGCCGAGTTTTACAAAAGCTTCCTCGACACAAACAGAACGCGGCATGCTCAATATAACAAGTGAGTTTGTTTTGCATCTGTGTGTCTCCCATGGTGCCGCTGGATGGATGggtaggtgggtgggtggatgcaCATCCCTCCACTGGAGCTGTGGGCTTTAACCCACACTAtcatacacactgtactttgtgcagagagaaaaacaaacactacagagGCTTTGAAAAGCTTTCTATGAATTAGCATTGCAAAGTGGCTGACTTGTTTCTAGGTTAGTGAATCCTCCAGAAGCGTTCTGCCTACACACATCACCTCTGCAGTGGctcctttttgtttctgtttcctgcgAGTGGGATATATTGCACCACTGTGTTCTTGTTACTTCTGTTATTGTCTCAGGGTAATTGAAGCATTTAGTATTCTGTGTATATCCCCCTCTCTTTCCCAAGGTATTATTGCTTTCTTGGTATCGCCTGCTCAAAATACTTCTACTAATGATCTTCCAGAAAAGTAAAGCCTTTCACTGCGTTCTGATCTGCAgctatgtgtgtctgtttatttatgttttcccaCTCTCTGCAGTAGTCTTCATTTTCAAGGTTAGCAGCCACTGCAGCATCATATGTGATGTGGAAATCAGACTTAATACTGCAGATGCTTCATTCAGGAAAAATCAcatgaattaaataataatctgctctgtgtgttaaacaacaaacaattaatcatcagagaagaagaagcagggcTTGACTGATATCAAAAGAACCTTGAATTAAAGATGAAGCAAGCGTTAAGAGATTGAGATCGAAGTCATTTGAGTCCTTTTCTAGTCAAAGGCTTTGCTGCTGCATCCTGGACGACTTATAAATGATTCATGCATGTCCTGCTCAGAGAGGTGAAAAGGTGGTTACATAAGTCTGGATTGGAAGAACTGAAGCACAAAGAAAGGTTTGCTCCGGTGACCTCAAAACAGGGGGTGGGAGCTGGGGTGGCCAACCAGATTTCAAGGGAGACCCAGGCCACCCTTCTGGACATGCTCCTGGCGAGAAGGCAAATGTACATCTCCCAAATGTGAACTGTAATTTCATCTTATCTAGTTTTCTAAATAATCACATTTATACTTGTCAACagaattatatatataaaagtatttctttgttattttcagtacattctttgctgtttttcagGCACTGAGCTGCAGGTTTGAGTTTGAATACGATTacgaatgtgtgtgtttttccgcCACCCAAAACAACACATCACATTTCTGTTTACAGTGTAATCTGTTGTTGGTAAGCTGTTTAATTTAACGTACTAATTGTGTTTTTgtatctccttttcttatccagTGAATGGTACAGACGTAACTTCACCATCACTCTGCTCATGGCCCGAGTCGCCCTGAACAACATGTGGAAGACTTTCACTGATAGATACGGGAGCAAGAAGAACACCACACCTACAAcctgatcaaataaaatactcACCTCATCTTTCAGTCTTTGTCTCcggtgtgttgttgttgtatgtggtTGTATCTGATGATAGATTTGTCTCTCTCAGTTACTGGaacaagtttttaaaagtagagatgTTGATTTGATCTATTAAGGCTCAAAACCTTTGTCATGGAATACATCAGAGAACAGTGAGCGATCTTTAAAAGTCTTAACTGTACTTTCATCACAAAAATGTCACTCAGCACATCCACAGGATCCATATTTACAGTATGTATATATCTTACTAAACTAACTTTCTTGTACATTCTGGTAgacacaatttaaaatgaagTAGCAGGATGACCAATGACTCTCTTTCTACATAGAAAGGGTTCCAATTCAATCTAGGTGTTTAAAATAACTGTTCAAACTCAAGTGAACATACAAAGTTCTGCGAGTCCAGTTCCATTTGGGAGAGCCCTGGCT encodes the following:
- the LOC117806169 gene encoding cytochrome c oxidase assembly factor 8 codes for the protein MASMKPAARALTRVSPFTPHAPLRPHRLSGANSRLCSSTQATQQDQKPKRSPFRPAASSTHDWIGPPNPLSNLRPIVYRVSENETELEKRLRHLRQETEDWNHTFWTKQNITFSKEKEAFIISQLKSKGLTARDEQGRRRALSSEVMAEFYKSFLDTNRTRHAQYNNEWYRRNFTITLLMARVALNNMWKTFTDRYGSKKNTTPTT